A window of Paremcibacter congregatus contains these coding sequences:
- a CDS encoding site-specific integrase, with the protein MPKLTKRAIDALSSKDTEYVIWDSELRGFGIRVWPSGKKTYALKCRLKGKQKKYTIGTHGTLTVDQARTKTIGILSQVKHGIDPSEELRAHKKALTIADLGKKFLEEYVPTHCKASTAYEYKRSVEHFINGALGKYKIMDVARPDVAAMHHNLHHIPYQANRTLGVLSKMMNLAEIWGLRQDGSNPCRHVKKYPEKGRERFLSKEEFIRLAEVLDEVEASGEETHSCINAYRLLMYTGCRLGEIQKLEWAHADFEANELHLPDSKTGAKTVYLGDAAVEVLKNIERQEGNPYVIRGKLEGSYLTDLQHPWRRIRAKAGLANVRIHDLRHSFASNAIALGMSLPMVGKLLGHTQIQTTARYAHLASEPVKEAANLVAKSIAQSTSAPSAPN; encoded by the coding sequence ATGCCAAAACTAACCAAGCGGGCTATAGATGCCTTGAGTTCTAAAGATACTGAATATGTCATCTGGGATTCAGAGCTTAGAGGCTTTGGCATTCGGGTATGGCCGTCAGGTAAAAAAACTTATGCTCTTAAGTGCCGCCTGAAGGGAAAACAGAAGAAATACACCATTGGTACACATGGCACCCTTACCGTCGATCAGGCGCGCACCAAGACCATTGGTATATTATCTCAAGTCAAACATGGCATAGATCCTTCTGAAGAATTGCGCGCTCATAAGAAGGCTCTGACCATTGCTGATCTGGGAAAGAAGTTTTTAGAAGAATATGTCCCTACGCACTGCAAAGCTTCCACCGCATATGAATATAAAAGATCCGTAGAGCATTTTATCAATGGTGCCCTGGGTAAATATAAGATCATGGATGTTGCCAGGCCTGATGTGGCGGCCATGCATCATAATCTCCATCATATACCCTATCAAGCTAATCGGACACTTGGGGTATTATCCAAGATGATGAATTTGGCCGAAATATGGGGATTGCGGCAGGATGGCAGCAACCCTTGCCGACATGTGAAGAAATATCCCGAGAAAGGGCGGGAACGGTTTTTATCCAAGGAAGAATTTATTCGCCTTGCGGAGGTATTGGATGAAGTTGAAGCCAGTGGCGAAGAAACCCATTCCTGTATCAATGCTTATCGACTACTGATGTACACTGGCTGCCGCCTTGGGGAAATCCAGAAACTTGAGTGGGCCCATGCGGACTTTGAAGCTAACGAACTTCATCTACCTGACAGTAAAACGGGCGCCAAGACGGTTTATCTTGGCGATGCCGCCGTTGAAGTTCTTAAGAACATTGAGCGGCAGGAAGGTAATCCCTATGTCATTAGGGGCAAGTTGGAGGGATCATATCTTACTGACCTACAGCATCCCTGGCGTCGGATTAGGGCCAAAGCAGGATTGGCTAACGTGAGAATTCATGACCTACGCCATTCTTTTGCCAGCAATGCCATTGCCCTTGGTATGAGCCTGCCCATGGTAGGGAAGCTTCTTGGGCATACGCAGATACAGACGACCGCGAGATACGCTCATCTGGCCTCTGAGCCGGTGAAAGAAGCCGCCAACTTGGTGGCCAAGAGTATTGCTCAGTCTACTTCTGCACCTTCCGCCCCTAATTAA
- a CDS encoding recombinase family protein, translating into MPHSPRVALYARYSSDHQREASIEDQLRLCRERCAKEGWTVTAVYKDSAVSGASLLRPGIQALIEAARRGQFDMIVAEAMDRLSRDQEDIAGLYKRMEFAGVRITTLSEGEINNLHVGLKGTMNALFLKDLADKTRRGLRGRVEAGKSGGGNSYGYDVLKKLGEDGDPLRGERVINQREADVISRIFRDYADGASPRAIAYQLNEDQISGPRGRDWGQSTINGNRQRGTGILNNELYIGRMVWNRLRYIKDPETGKRISRPNPEEDWIIKDVPHHRLVDQGLWDAVKARQGTLDQRRPMQDNNALGGYRRAKYLLSGLLKCGKCGGGFSMYSRTHVACSTRRNKGTCDNALTMDRQSLEATVMEGLKSRLMEPAYFREFCAEYTRDINRSRKAQVASLAAQRREYDKIDKEVDKLVDALCQGIPAAKVKDRMITLEQRKGDLEIILSQAAVPAPLLHPNMADAYAEKLERLTDSLNDPEILTQASETLRSLIEAVILLPVGDRLEIELVGDLAGILHFVDPTKNTATDKSGRRQFPLVAGIGFEPMTFRL; encoded by the coding sequence ATGCCCCACAGCCCCCGCGTCGCCCTTTATGCCCGCTACAGTTCAGATCATCAGAGAGAAGCCTCTATCGAAGACCAGTTGCGGCTCTGCCGGGAGCGCTGCGCCAAGGAAGGCTGGACGGTGACGGCCGTCTATAAGGATAGCGCCGTCTCCGGCGCGTCTCTGCTGCGGCCCGGCATTCAGGCGCTGATCGAGGCGGCGCGGCGGGGACAGTTTGACATGATTGTCGCCGAGGCCATGGATCGCCTGTCCCGGGATCAGGAGGACATCGCCGGCCTCTATAAACGCATGGAGTTCGCCGGGGTGAGGATCACCACCCTCAGCGAAGGCGAGATCAATAATCTCCATGTGGGCCTGAAAGGTACCATGAACGCCCTGTTTCTCAAAGACCTCGCCGACAAGACCCGCCGGGGCCTGCGCGGGCGGGTCGAGGCGGGCAAGTCCGGCGGCGGCAACAGTTACGGCTATGACGTCCTCAAGAAGCTGGGAGAGGACGGAGACCCCTTACGGGGCGAGAGGGTGATCAATCAACGGGAAGCGGACGTCATTAGCCGTATCTTCCGGGACTATGCCGACGGCGCGTCGCCGCGCGCCATAGCTTACCAGCTTAATGAAGATCAAATCAGCGGGCCACGAGGCCGGGACTGGGGACAAAGCACCATCAATGGCAATCGCCAGCGGGGCACCGGTATTCTGAACAACGAGCTATATATCGGTCGCATGGTGTGGAACCGGCTGCGCTATATCAAGGACCCGGAGACGGGCAAACGCATTTCCCGGCCCAACCCGGAAGAGGACTGGATCATAAAAGACGTCCCCCATCACCGTCTTGTTGATCAAGGCCTCTGGGACGCGGTCAAGGCGCGGCAGGGGACTCTCGACCAGCGCCGCCCGATGCAGGACAACAACGCACTGGGCGGCTACAGGCGGGCCAAATATCTGCTGTCCGGGCTGCTTAAATGCGGCAAGTGCGGCGGCGGTTTCAGCATGTATAGCCGGACCCATGTGGCCTGCAGCACAAGGCGCAACAAGGGCACCTGTGACAACGCGCTCACCATGGATCGCCAATCACTGGAAGCCACGGTGATGGAAGGCCTCAAAAGCCGCTTGATGGAACCGGCCTACTTCAGGGAATTTTGCGCGGAATATACCAGAGACATCAACCGCAGCCGCAAGGCGCAGGTCGCCTCCCTTGCAGCCCAAAGGCGGGAATATGACAAAATCGATAAGGAGGTGGACAAGCTGGTCGATGCCCTGTGTCAGGGGATCCCCGCCGCCAAGGTCAAGGACCGCATGATCACGCTGGAACAGCGCAAAGGGGATCTGGAGATCATTCTGAGCCAAGCCGCAGTTCCGGCCCCTCTGCTCCACCCCAACATGGCTGACGCTTACGCGGAGAAGCTGGAGCGCCTCACCGACAGCCTGAATGACCCGGAGATCCTCACACAGGCGTCAGAGACCCTGCGCAGCCTGATAGAGGCCGTGATCCTCCTTCCCGTGGGGGACAGGCTGGAAATAGAACTGGTGGGGGATCTGGCGGGGATCTTGCATTTTGTTGACCCAACGAAAAACACCGCCACAGATAAATCCGGGCGGCGTCAATTTCCGTTGGTTGCGGGGATAGGATTTGAACCTATGACCTTCAGGTTATGA
- a CDS encoding RES family NAD+ phosphorylase: protein MEKFNLPSIDLIKTAIVSKIRGIAWRVVESQEEIATLELVDTLEEQAILEGLLEKSKPPLPENCRDLDYLLATPFRYPPLKWGSRFGRKHEPSLFYGSENIPTALAETAYYRVLFWTGMAEPPPSGTLKTQHTIYSTKYDCSAGLYLNKPPFEEYQDLLQHPQDYSGSQKLGTIMRELGVDGFQFISARCPNKGLNIALFTPYALAAKRPDEKQNWICETSEQHIMFSGQGVLFKFNVEGFQIDGKAPLPAS, encoded by the coding sequence GTGGAAAAATTTAATCTTCCCTCAATAGACCTGATTAAAACGGCAATTGTTTCCAAAATTAGGGGTATCGCTTGGCGTGTTGTGGAAAGTCAGGAAGAAATTGCCACACTGGAACTTGTTGATACGCTGGAAGAACAAGCAATTTTAGAAGGGCTTCTTGAGAAATCCAAGCCTCCTCTCCCTGAGAACTGTCGTGATCTGGACTATTTATTAGCAACCCCCTTTCGTTATCCCCCCTTAAAATGGGGTTCCCGATTTGGGCGCAAACATGAGCCTAGTCTTTTTTATGGCTCAGAAAATATTCCAACGGCCCTCGCAGAAACAGCCTATTACCGGGTTTTATTCTGGACAGGGATGGCGGAACCTCCCCCGTCTGGCACACTTAAAACACAACATACGATTTATTCTACAAAATATGACTGTTCGGCTGGATTATATTTAAACAAGCCTCCTTTTGAAGAATATCAGGACTTGCTCCAGCATCCTCAGGATTATAGTGGATCACAGAAACTTGGCACGATCATGAGAGAATTGGGTGTAGACGGCTTTCAATTCATCTCCGCACGCTGCCCTAACAAGGGTTTGAATATTGCACTTTTTACCCCTTATGCACTCGCCGCAAAACGACCAGATGAAAAGCAGAACTGGATATGTGAAACTTCTGAACAGCATATTATGTTTAGCGGACAAGGGGTTTTATTTAAATTTAACGTCGAAGGTTTCCAAATTGACGGGAAAGCCCCCCTACCCGCCAGCTAA
- a CDS encoding sensor histidine kinase, whose protein sequence is MNPSNISAHNSSRTSPHEDAILAEQTSQLYDTYKTAAIASLINAPILVFIMWPIIGHDILFIWLAAIILLTLARSILAYKYSVMAPPVEKARLWYRRFFVGSILASLLWGASSIVMISTDNVAHQVFLAFVLGGMAAGAVTNLTHMKALFYSYIGLTLIPLIIQFFYHDGELGFEMGTMLILYFTMLVVAGKRVHNNIIQNIRLNIEGLEREQSLQQSEHRYRTLLETATDGFFLHDLQGNFLDVNQETCRRLGYTHDQMLKMSISEIVVGGTAESLKDTYLKLKENRTIQIERNFRRKDGTTFPAEVSLGLIQLGSEEFFSVLSRDVTDRKKIEAGLIAAKKEAESANAAKSEFLSNMSHELRTPMNAILGFAQMLDLDAHDFTATQKGNITEILDAGQHLLFLINEILDLAKIETGKLSVSMENVHLDDILQQSIPLIDVSAKARQLEILDNITGKGHAVRADFTRLKQVMVNILSNAVKYNKINGTITLEAKLTDDQRLRIYVIDTGKGLSPDEITQLFTPFTRLDKTNNVEGTGIGLVITKQLVELMGGTIGVESTLGEGCRFWVEFEFTQNT, encoded by the coding sequence ATGAATCCATCTAATATTTCTGCGCATAATTCTAGCCGTACCTCACCCCATGAAGATGCCATTCTCGCTGAGCAAACTTCACAGTTATATGATACATATAAAACAGCTGCCATTGCGTCGCTTATTAATGCCCCAATTCTTGTTTTTATCATGTGGCCCATTATCGGCCATGACATATTATTCATATGGCTTGCTGCTATAATTCTGCTTACCCTTGCGCGTAGTATTTTAGCCTATAAATATAGTGTAATGGCCCCTCCCGTTGAGAAGGCTCGCCTCTGGTACCGCCGCTTCTTTGTGGGAAGTATACTTGCTTCACTATTATGGGGGGCATCCTCAATTGTAATGATCTCGACAGATAATGTTGCACATCAGGTGTTTCTTGCATTTGTCTTAGGCGGCATGGCCGCCGGTGCCGTGACTAACTTAACACATATGAAAGCCCTTTTTTACTCATATATTGGCCTGACTTTAATACCCTTAATAATTCAGTTCTTTTATCACGACGGAGAATTGGGCTTTGAAATGGGCACTATGTTAATACTCTATTTCACCATGTTGGTCGTTGCCGGCAAGCGAGTACATAACAATATTATACAAAATATCCGTCTTAATATTGAGGGTCTTGAAAGAGAACAATCATTACAACAAAGTGAGCATCGATATAGAACCCTGTTGGAGACGGCAACAGATGGCTTTTTCCTGCATGATTTACAAGGTAACTTTCTGGACGTGAACCAAGAAACTTGCCGTCGATTGGGCTATACCCATGATCAAATGCTTAAAATGTCCATAAGTGAGATTGTCGTAGGAGGCACTGCTGAAAGCCTAAAGGATACATATCTTAAGCTTAAAGAAAATAGAACCATACAAATTGAACGCAACTTCCGTCGTAAGGACGGCACAACTTTTCCAGCGGAAGTAAGTCTTGGTCTCATTCAATTAGGTAGTGAAGAATTCTTCTCCGTTCTTTCCCGTGATGTTACGGATCGTAAAAAAATAGAAGCGGGTCTTATTGCCGCAAAAAAAGAAGCCGAAAGCGCCAATGCGGCCAAGTCAGAATTTTTATCTAACATGAGCCATGAATTACGCACCCCCATGAATGCCATACTTGGTTTTGCCCAAATGTTAGACCTAGATGCCCATGATTTCACCGCCACCCAAAAAGGAAATATTACAGAAATTCTAGACGCAGGACAGCATTTGCTTTTTCTTATTAATGAGATTCTTGATCTTGCTAAAATCGAAACTGGCAAACTGAGTGTTTCCATGGAAAACGTCCATCTTGATGATATATTACAACAATCTATTCCCCTGATTGATGTATCAGCAAAAGCACGCCAACTAGAAATACTTGATAATATCACGGGCAAAGGACATGCCGTACGAGCGGACTTCACACGTCTTAAGCAGGTCATGGTAAATATTCTTTCCAATGCGGTTAAATATAATAAAATTAACGGGACAATAACATTAGAAGCTAAATTAACTGACGATCAAAGACTTCGTATATATGTTATAGATACAGGAAAAGGGCTAAGTCCTGATGAGATAACTCAATTATTCACGCCCTTCACCCGTCTTGATAAGACAAATAATGTGGAAGGAACTGGTATCGGTCTTGTCATCACCAAACAATTGGTAGAACTTATGGGCGGGACTATCGGTGTTGAAAGCACACTGGGAGAAGGGTGTCGGTTTTGGGTGGAGTTTGAATTTACACAAAACACTTAA
- a CDS encoding type II toxin-antitoxin system prevent-host-death family antitoxin, with product MREFSAADVTRSSGDLFAAAAAEPVAITKHSKARFVVMTIEKYNKMASQTDPRRVYAMGELPDDLAGELLNSLEVDLND from the coding sequence ATGAGAGAATTCAGCGCAGCTGATGTCACCAGAAGTTCCGGCGATTTATTTGCCGCAGCCGCAGCGGAGCCTGTGGCCATTACAAAACACAGCAAAGCCCGATTTGTTGTTATGACTATAGAGAAATATAATAAAATGGCCTCCCAAACGGACCCTCGACGCGTTTATGCTATGGGTGAATTGCCGGATGATCTTGCTGGCGAACTATTAAATAGCTTAGAGGTTGACCTTAATGATTGA
- a CDS encoding MbcA/ParS/Xre antitoxin family protein, which produces MTALTIEETNDELVLAKAVLKTAKALGLTQEELGQILGRDRTSIARGLNPSSKAGELALYLIRCYRSLFVVVGGEAENIKHWFTTMNHHTNGVPKEQVKNIQGLVHILEYLDAIRGKI; this is translated from the coding sequence TTGACGGCTCTAACTATTGAAGAAACCAACGATGAACTTGTTCTGGCAAAGGCTGTTTTAAAAACAGCCAAAGCATTGGGTTTAACGCAGGAAGAACTCGGTCAAATATTAGGTCGGGACCGTACGTCTATTGCACGCGGTCTAAACCCTTCCAGTAAGGCGGGAGAACTGGCCCTCTATCTTATTCGCTGTTACCGCTCTTTATTTGTTGTCGTCGGCGGAGAAGCGGAGAATATCAAACATTGGTTTACCACCATGAACCACCATACAAATGGTGTCCCCAAAGAACAGGTGAAGAATATTCAAGGTCTTGTCCATATTCTTGAATATCTGGATGCCATTCGTGGAAAAATTTAA